Proteins encoded within one genomic window of Castellaniella sp.:
- a CDS encoding ATP-dependent DNA helicase — protein sequence MSSSDLTEVFGPDGPLARRLPGYALRQAQQDLAQAIQAAIESGDVLVAEAGTGTGKTWAYLVPAFLLGEKTLISTGTRTLQDQLYRRDIPRLRDALALSVNVALLKGRSNYVCHYHLERLEQDDRGLKSHDEIAQLRKIRQFTQISQTGDKADLPGVPETADIWNRVTSTRENCLGQDCPFVRDCFLLKARRHAQEADVVVVNHALFMADLALHEEGIPDLLPETRLVVFDEAHQLPETATRFLGQSLSLHQVLDCARQAEAAGLAHAREAARWSERSQALEAAARELRLVSAAVGRMPGARATFDQIPDTDQFDPVLDRLGQELDALAEALGTQEERHPDLAAAARTARLLRARLVQWAQPPRGQPEPADQAAVRWIEHSQHSVRLHRAPLSVARVFSGFKRPEQAWVLTSATLSVRSDFSHFQHQLGLHGAQTASWASPFDYPAQGLLYVPQGLPWPSDPKFTDAFAQALIPLVDACAGGVLVLCTTLRAVDRVADQLLRGLLSSDRAVMRQGEASRGALLERFRAGGNAVLVGSTSFWEGVDVPGDALTLVAIDKLPFAPPDDPVLEARLNACRAEGGNPFMEYQLPQAALLLKQGAGRLIRSESDWGVLLVGDGRLVDKPYGRLLWQGLPPFARTRDAAVAADFLQHPPLADAAAQLDMDE from the coding sequence ATGTCCAGCTCCGACCTGACCGAAGTCTTTGGCCCTGATGGCCCCTTGGCGCGCCGCTTGCCGGGCTATGCCTTGCGCCAGGCTCAGCAGGATCTCGCTCAGGCGATCCAAGCGGCAATAGAGTCCGGCGATGTGCTGGTGGCCGAAGCCGGCACCGGCACCGGCAAGACCTGGGCCTATCTGGTGCCGGCTTTTTTGCTAGGCGAAAAAACGCTGATCTCCACTGGCACGCGCACCTTGCAGGATCAGCTTTACCGCCGCGATATCCCGCGCCTACGAGACGCCCTGGCCTTGTCCGTGAATGTGGCTTTACTCAAAGGCCGCAGCAATTATGTGTGCCACTATCACCTCGAAAGGCTGGAGCAAGACGATAGGGGCCTGAAGTCGCACGACGAAATCGCCCAGTTGCGCAAGATCCGGCAGTTCACCCAGATCAGCCAGACCGGCGACAAAGCTGACTTGCCCGGCGTGCCTGAAACTGCCGATATCTGGAATCGGGTCACGTCCACGCGGGAAAACTGCCTGGGCCAGGATTGCCCGTTCGTGCGGGATTGTTTTTTGCTCAAGGCCCGTCGCCATGCCCAGGAGGCCGATGTGGTGGTGGTCAATCATGCCTTGTTCATGGCGGATCTGGCCTTGCATGAAGAAGGGATTCCAGACCTGCTGCCTGAGACTCGCTTGGTCGTGTTTGACGAAGCGCACCAGTTGCCGGAAACCGCCACGCGGTTTTTAGGGCAAAGCCTGTCCTTGCATCAGGTCCTGGATTGTGCCCGTCAGGCCGAGGCTGCCGGTCTGGCCCACGCACGCGAGGCCGCCCGTTGGTCGGAACGCAGTCAGGCCCTTGAGGCCGCCGCGCGGGAGTTGCGTCTTGTCAGCGCTGCCGTGGGGCGGATGCCGGGTGCGCGCGCCACCTTTGATCAAATTCCCGATACAGACCAATTCGATCCGGTGCTGGATCGTCTGGGGCAGGAGCTTGATGCCCTGGCCGAGGCCCTGGGCACCCAAGAAGAACGCCACCCCGATCTGGCGGCGGCGGCCCGCACGGCACGTTTGTTGCGTGCGCGTCTGGTGCAATGGGCCCAGCCCCCCCGAGGCCAGCCTGAGCCCGCCGATCAGGCTGCCGTGCGCTGGATAGAACACAGCCAGCATTCAGTGCGGCTGCATCGGGCGCCATTATCGGTGGCACGGGTTTTTTCTGGTTTTAAGCGGCCCGAACAAGCATGGGTGCTGACCTCCGCGACCTTGTCGGTACGCAGTGATTTTTCGCATTTTCAGCATCAACTGGGCTTGCACGGCGCCCAGACCGCCAGTTGGGCTTCGCCCTTTGATTATCCGGCCCAAGGCCTGCTGTATGTCCCGCAGGGCCTGCCCTGGCCCAGCGATCCCAAGTTTACCGACGCCTTTGCCCAGGCTTTGATTCCGCTGGTGGATGCCTGTGCCGGGGGCGTGTTGGTGCTGTGCACCACGCTGCGTGCCGTGGATCGGGTGGCCGATCAGTTGTTGCGCGGCCTGCTGTCGTCGGACAGGGCGGTGATGCGCCAGGGCGAGGCCAGCCGGGGGGCCTTGCTAGAGCGTTTTCGGGCCGGCGGCAATGCCGTGTTGGTGGGCAGTACCAGCTTCTGGGAGGGCGTCGATGTGCCGGGCGATGCCTTGACGCTGGTGGCAATTGATAAGCTGCCCTTTGCGCCGCCCGATGATCCAGTGCTGGAGGCCCGGCTGAATGCCTGTCGGGCCGAGGGGGGCAATCCATTCATGGAATACCAATTGCCACAGGCTGCCCTGCTGCTTAAACAGGGGGCCGGGCGCCTGATTCGATCCGAATCGGATTGGGGGGTATTGCTGGTGGGGGATGGGCGCTTGGTGGACAAGCCCTATGGACGCCTGCTGTGGCAGGGCTTGCCGCCTTTTGCTCGGACCCGGGATGCCGCCGTGGCAGCAGACTTCCTGCAGCACCCTCCGTTGGCGGATGCTGCAGCGCAGTTGGATATGGACGAGTGA
- a CDS encoding acyl-CoA dehydrogenase, translating into MSISRPQFQWLDPLLLDQQLSETERMVRDAARAYAQERLLPRVQQAFRKEQTDPAIFREMGELGLLGATIPEEFGGAALNYVCYGLIAREVERVDSGYRSMMSVQSSLVMVPINTFGTQAQKEKYLPKLASGEWVGCFGLTEPDHGSDPGSMATRARKVPGGYQLSGSKTWITNSPIADVFVVWAKDEAGDIRGFILEKGWKGLSAPVIHGKVGLRASITGEIVLDEVFVPEDNIFPDVRGLRGPFTCLNSARYGIAWGALGAAEACYETARQYVLDRKQFSRPLAANQLVQKKLADMLTEITLGLQSVLRVGRLKDEGQAPVEITSIIKRNSCGKALDIARTARDMLGGNGISDEFCVARHLVNLEVVNTYEGTHDVHALILGRAITGIAAFSN; encoded by the coding sequence ATGTCCATTTCGCGTCCCCAGTTTCAGTGGCTAGACCCTTTGCTGCTCGATCAGCAGTTGAGCGAGACCGAGCGCATGGTGCGCGATGCCGCCCGTGCCTACGCCCAGGAACGCCTGTTGCCCAGGGTCCAGCAGGCGTTTCGCAAGGAACAGACCGATCCGGCGATCTTCCGTGAAATGGGCGAATTAGGGCTGCTGGGGGCCACGATTCCAGAAGAATTTGGCGGGGCGGCGCTCAACTATGTTTGCTATGGCCTGATCGCCCGCGAAGTCGAACGGGTGGACTCCGGTTACCGTTCGATGATGAGCGTGCAAAGCTCGCTGGTCATGGTGCCGATCAATACCTTCGGCACCCAGGCCCAAAAAGAAAAATACCTGCCTAAGCTCGCTTCCGGTGAATGGGTCGGGTGCTTTGGCCTGACCGAGCCCGATCATGGTTCCGATCCTGGCTCCATGGCAACCCGCGCCCGCAAGGTGCCCGGCGGCTACCAGTTAAGCGGCTCCAAGACCTGGATCACCAATAGCCCGATTGCGGATGTCTTTGTCGTCTGGGCCAAGGACGAGGCTGGCGATATCCGGGGCTTTATCCTGGAAAAAGGCTGGAAAGGCTTGTCCGCGCCAGTGATCCACGGCAAGGTCGGCCTGCGGGCATCCATTACGGGCGAAATCGTGCTGGATGAGGTCTTTGTCCCAGAGGACAATATATTTCCGGATGTGCGTGGCTTGCGCGGCCCCTTCACGTGCCTGAACTCGGCCCGCTACGGCATTGCCTGGGGGGCCTTGGGAGCCGCCGAGGCATGCTATGAAACCGCCCGCCAGTATGTGCTGGACCGCAAACAGTTCAGCCGTCCGCTGGCTGCCAACCAACTGGTCCAGAAAAAACTGGCCGATATGCTGACCGAAATTACCTTGGGCCTGCAGTCCGTGTTGCGGGTGGGCCGCCTGAAAGACGAAGGCCAGGCGCCGGTCGAAATCACGTCCATCATCAAGCGAAACTCCTGCGGCAAGGCCCTGGATATTGCGCGTACTGCCCGTGACATGCTGGGTGGCAACGGTATTTCCGATGAATTCTGCGTTGCCCGCCACCTGGTCAATCTGGAAGTCGTGAATACCTACGAAGGCACGCACGATGTCCACGCCCTCATCCTGGGGCGGGCCATCACCGGCATTGCAGCCTTTTCCAACTAA
- a CDS encoding CaiB/BaiF CoA-transferase family protein — translation MAQNPAQSPIGQPQLADPLTSLSGAPQGALSGIRVLDLSRVLAGPWATQILGDLGADVIKIERPGSGDDTRGWGPPWMKDEQGQESRVAAYYLCANRNKRSVTVDMASPQGQDLIRQLACASDVLVENFKVGGLARYGLDYASLRALNPRLVYCSITGFGQTGPYAERAGYDFLVQGLGGLMSVTGRPDDEPGGGPMKVGVALTDILTGLYAANAIQAALAARQHTGLGQHVDMALLDVQLACLANQAMNYLATGRSPQRLGNAHPSIVPYQDFPTADGYMILAVGNDGQFARFCQEAGRADLAVDARFSTNRARVEHRQELIPILRHLTTARTTAQWIQALESCAVPCGPINTLDQVFADEQVLARGLRIEMPHPQVGQASLVASPIRLSETPVDYRLPPPVLGAHTDDVLAEILGLDASALAALRTAGTI, via the coding sequence ATGGCACAGAATCCAGCTCAGTCGCCCATCGGGCAGCCGCAGCTCGCTGATCCCTTGACGTCGCTGTCCGGCGCTCCTCAGGGGGCTTTGTCGGGCATCCGGGTGCTGGATCTGTCGCGGGTCCTGGCCGGGCCATGGGCGACGCAGATCCTGGGCGATCTGGGGGCTGACGTCATCAAGATCGAGCGCCCCGGCAGCGGCGACGATACGCGTGGCTGGGGGCCACCCTGGATGAAGGATGAGCAAGGGCAAGAGTCGCGCGTCGCGGCCTATTATCTGTGCGCCAATCGCAATAAGCGCTCGGTGACGGTGGATATGGCCAGCCCCCAAGGACAGGATTTGATCCGTCAACTGGCCTGCGCTTCCGATGTGCTGGTCGAAAATTTCAAGGTGGGCGGACTGGCGCGTTATGGGCTGGATTATGCCAGCCTGCGGGCGCTGAACCCGCGCCTGGTGTATTGCTCAATCACGGGCTTTGGCCAGACCGGCCCTTATGCCGAACGTGCCGGTTACGATTTTCTGGTCCAGGGCTTGGGGGGGCTGATGAGCGTCACCGGGCGGCCCGACGATGAGCCTGGCGGCGGCCCCATGAAGGTCGGGGTGGCCTTGACCGATATCCTCACTGGGCTTTATGCGGCCAATGCCATTCAGGCTGCCTTGGCTGCCCGCCAGCACACCGGGCTTGGTCAGCATGTGGACATGGCCTTGCTGGATGTGCAATTGGCCTGTCTGGCCAATCAGGCCATGAACTATCTCGCCACGGGCCGCAGCCCGCAGCGTCTGGGCAATGCGCATCCCAGCATCGTGCCCTATCAGGACTTCCCCACGGCGGATGGCTATATGATTCTGGCCGTTGGCAATGACGGTCAGTTTGCCCGTTTCTGCCAGGAGGCCGGGCGGGCGGATCTGGCTGTCGACGCCCGTTTTTCCACCAATCGGGCCAGGGTAGAGCATCGGCAGGAACTGATCCCTATTTTGAGGCATCTGACCACGGCCCGCACCACCGCGCAGTGGATTCAGGCCCTGGAATCCTGCGCCGTGCCGTGTGGTCCCATCAATACCCTGGACCAGGTGTTTGCCGACGAGCAGGTTCTGGCCAGGGGACTGCGCATCGAGATGCCGCACCCCCAGGTAGGACAGGCGTCTTTGGTGGCCAGCCCTATCCGGCTGTCAGAGACGCCGGTGGACTACCGCCTGCCGCCACCTGTGTTGGGGGCGCATACAGATGATGTGCTGGCCGAAATCCTGGGCTTGGATGCGTCGGCGCTGGCGGCGCTGCGCACCGCTGGAACCATCTGA
- a CDS encoding RluA family pseudouridine synthase — protein MSDTEPVIEDLSTEDILLFQLPLLALPDRLDKVLARLLPQHSRSRLQAWIEGGHVQVDGVVGRVRSRVGPGARIQVWPQQAPEDLAFVPEPVDFQVVAESPDWVVVNKPAGLVTHPGAGNWHGTLLNGLLFRYPELLHVARAGIVHRLDKDTSGLLVVARTEIAQTALVRQLQARTVKREYCALVHGTLMGQGRVDAPIGRDARVPVRMSAEHPIAPKPAITHYEAQRIGHWQDQAVSQVICHLETGRTHQIRVHMALLHHALLGDSVYGGRAIAQATRQMLHARALSFQDPDSGHWQSYTADLPADFQTCQAQISWQAAR, from the coding sequence ATGTCTGACACAGAACCCGTTATTGAAGACCTCTCCACCGAGGATATCTTGTTGTTTCAGCTGCCCTTGCTGGCCTTGCCCGATCGCTTGGACAAGGTTCTGGCACGTTTGCTGCCGCAGCATTCGCGCAGCCGCCTGCAGGCCTGGATCGAAGGTGGCCATGTGCAGGTGGATGGGGTTGTCGGGCGGGTGCGGTCCCGGGTCGGACCAGGGGCGCGTATCCAGGTCTGGCCGCAGCAGGCCCCCGAAGACCTGGCCTTTGTGCCCGAGCCCGTCGATTTTCAGGTGGTGGCCGAATCCCCCGACTGGGTCGTGGTGAATAAACCTGCCGGCCTGGTGACACACCCCGGCGCCGGCAACTGGCATGGCACCTTGCTCAATGGCCTGCTGTTCCGCTATCCAGAACTGCTGCATGTGGCGCGGGCCGGTATTGTGCATAGACTGGACAAAGACACCTCTGGCTTGCTGGTGGTGGCGCGCACCGAAATCGCCCAGACCGCCCTGGTGCGTCAGTTGCAGGCGCGCACCGTCAAGCGCGAATACTGTGCCCTGGTGCATGGCACCCTGATGGGCCAAGGGCGGGTAGATGCGCCGATTGGGCGTGATGCCCGGGTGCCGGTGCGCATGAGCGCAGAGCATCCCATTGCCCCCAAGCCCGCCATCACACACTACGAGGCCCAGCGCATTGGGCACTGGCAGGATCAGGCCGTATCACAGGTGATTTGTCACCTGGAGACTGGCCGTACCCATCAAATCCGGGTGCATATGGCCTTGTTGCACCATGCTTTGCTGGGCGACAGCGTATATGGCGGACGTGCTATTGCCCAAGCGACCCGACAGATGCTGCACGCCCGCGCACTCAGCTTCCAGGACCCGGACAGCGGTCATTGGCAGTCCTACACGGCGGACCTGCCCGCTGATTTTCAGACTTGCCAAGCACAGATTTCCTGGCAGGCTGCGCGATGA
- the pgeF gene encoding peptidoglycan editing factor PgeF yields the protein MTARLLSWDSGLAAVTGTPWPGVRYFSTCRIGGISLPPWDSLNLGLHVGDDPAHVIHNRASLLAVLPGQPVWLDQVHGTGVWDAAQGVLLNSKEAAAVDVLPLTLTGAPCADASITCLKAQPLAILTADCLPVVLSDQDGTVLGAAHAGWRGLAAGVLENTLAALRRQAPAARGWRAWVGPAIGPEVFEVGDEVRQAFVGRQAAHAACFVPAGRRGHWLADLAGLARHRLQAAGVDHIELSRQCTYQQPDQYFSYRRQVPTGRQATVAWLV from the coding sequence ATGACGGCCAGGCTACTGTCCTGGGATAGTGGCCTGGCTGCTGTCACCGGCACACCTTGGCCGGGGGTGCGGTATTTCTCCACCTGTCGTATCGGGGGGATCAGCCTGCCCCCCTGGGACAGCCTCAATCTGGGTCTACATGTGGGCGATGATCCCGCGCACGTCATCCACAATCGGGCAAGTCTGCTGGCGGTGTTGCCAGGACAGCCCGTGTGGCTTGATCAAGTGCATGGCACCGGTGTCTGGGATGCTGCGCAGGGCGTATTGCTGAATTCGAAAGAAGCAGCAGCCGTCGATGTGCTGCCGCTTACGCTCACCGGAGCGCCTTGTGCCGATGCTTCCATCACTTGTCTTAAAGCTCAGCCGCTGGCGATTTTGACGGCGGATTGTTTGCCTGTGGTGCTGTCCGATCAGGACGGCACCGTGCTGGGGGCGGCCCATGCCGGTTGGCGTGGTCTGGCGGCAGGTGTGCTGGAAAATACCCTGGCGGCCTTGCGCCGACAGGCGCCCGCAGCCCGGGGGTGGCGGGCCTGGGTCGGGCCAGCCATTGGGCCGGAAGTCTTCGAGGTTGGCGACGAGGTTCGTCAGGCTTTTGTGGGTCGGCAGGCGGCCCATGCCGCGTGCTTTGTACCCGCAGGGCGGCGGGGCCATTGGTTGGCCGACCTGGCGGGCTTGGCCCGTCATAGGCTGCAGGCGGCTGGGGTGGACCACATCGAACTCAGCAGGCAATGCACGTATCAGCAGCCCGATCAGTACTTTTCTTATCGTAGACAAGTACCCACAGGTCGTCAGGCAACGGTGGCTTGGCTGGTATGA
- a CDS encoding outer membrane protein assembly factor BamD, giving the protein MAAHALALLKPLSSLTRLALASLCLALVAGCSTTSGKVDPTAGWSAERLYTQARADMSSNNWSEARKNLESLEARYPFGLYAQQALIDQAYVNWKDEEPEQARASIDRFMQQYPNHPGTDYMLYLKGMITFTPPSAILSNVTRQDPSERDPKGLRESYEAFNELIQRYPDSRYTPDARKRAAWLVNTIAENEIHVAQYYYKRGAYVAAANRAQTVVTDFEGAPIAEKALYLMMLSYEKLQLPELAADARRVLDQNFPNSKYHQQGLDEPVNYWNPINWL; this is encoded by the coding sequence GTGGCCGCGCATGCACTTGCTTTACTGAAACCCCTGTCATCCCTCACGCGCTTGGCGCTGGCCAGCCTGTGCCTGGCACTGGTGGCTGGCTGCAGCACCACCTCTGGGAAAGTCGACCCCACTGCCGGCTGGAGCGCCGAACGCCTGTATACCCAGGCCCGCGCCGACATGAGTTCAAACAACTGGTCCGAGGCCCGCAAGAACCTGGAATCCCTGGAGGCTCGCTATCCATTCGGGCTCTATGCCCAGCAAGCCCTGATCGACCAAGCCTACGTCAACTGGAAAGACGAAGAGCCCGAACAGGCCCGGGCCAGCATCGATCGTTTCATGCAGCAGTACCCGAACCATCCAGGCACGGACTACATGCTGTACCTGAAGGGCATGATCACGTTTACGCCGCCCAGCGCCATTTTGTCCAATGTGACCCGCCAGGACCCCAGCGAACGCGATCCCAAGGGGCTGCGCGAATCCTACGAGGCCTTCAATGAGCTGATCCAGCGCTATCCAGACAGCCGCTACACCCCGGACGCCCGCAAGCGCGCCGCCTGGCTGGTCAACACGATTGCCGAAAATGAAATCCACGTTGCACAGTACTACTACAAGCGCGGTGCCTACGTGGCAGCAGCCAACCGAGCCCAGACCGTCGTCACGGACTTCGAAGGCGCCCCGATCGCTGAAAAAGCCCTGTATCTGATGATGCTCAGCTACGAAAAGCTGCAGTTGCCAGAGCTGGCGGCCGACGCAAGGCGCGTGCTGGACCAGAACTTTCCCAACAGCAAATACCACCAGCAGGGCCTGGACGAGCCCGTCAATTACTGGAACCCCATCAACTGGCTGTAA
- a CDS encoding Tex family protein has protein sequence MSSASNTPTAHQVDPARVLRLLDAELDARPAQIAAAVDLLDSGATVPFIARYRKEVTGGLDDTVLRLLEVRLLYIRELEGRRIAILDSITQQGKLDDALQAQILAADSKQRLEDLYAPYKPKRRTRAQIAREAGLEPLAERLLSEAGVDPQALAADYLNVDAGFADTKAVLNGARDILSERFAEDAGLLETLRSELWNTGLLIAKVVSGKENEGEKFRDWFDFNEALRTLPSHRILALLRGRQQGVLDLRLGLDAEREALNPHPCVQRVADILKIDARFDTQADARQHWLAEVCRWAWRVKLLTAFETELVGRLREAAETEAIRVFAANLKDLLLAAPAGPKTVLGLDPGIRTGVKAAAIDATGKVLDTATIYPFEPRRDIEGSLRTLAALIKRHQIALVAIGNGTASRETERLVGTLQERHPELSFSRVVVSEAGASVYSASELAAHEFPDLDVSLRGAVSIARRLQDPLAELVKIEPKAIGVGQYQHDVNQRELAHSLDAVVEDCVNAVGVDVNTASAPLLTRVSGLNITLARNIVQWREAHGAFPNRKALRDVPRFGEKAFEQAAGFLRIPGSDNPLDASSVHPEAYPVAEQIILKTGRSAHELMGQAQALKGLSPADFTNERFGLPTVRDIFAELEKPGRDPRPEFKTAQFKEGIHDIKDLIPGMTLEGVVSNVANFGAFVDIGVHQDGLVHVSALADKFVKDPRDVVRVGQTVQVRVLEVDPARKRIALSMRKDDPEPRPASRAGNSPGNHRTGTRQPDRKGRPASAPQGTMAEAFARLKK, from the coding sequence ATGTCCTCTGCCTCGAACACCCCCACCGCCCATCAGGTCGATCCAGCCCGTGTCCTGCGCCTGCTGGACGCCGAGTTGGATGCCCGACCAGCCCAGATCGCCGCTGCGGTTGACCTGCTGGATTCCGGCGCAACCGTGCCCTTTATTGCCCGCTACCGTAAAGAGGTCACCGGCGGGCTGGACGACACCGTATTGCGCCTGCTGGAAGTCCGCCTGCTGTATATCCGCGAACTGGAGGGTCGGCGCATCGCCATCCTGGATTCCATTACCCAGCAAGGCAAGCTGGACGATGCCCTGCAAGCCCAGATCCTGGCAGCCGACAGCAAACAGCGCCTGGAAGACCTGTACGCCCCCTACAAGCCCAAGCGCCGCACCCGCGCCCAGATCGCCCGCGAAGCAGGGCTGGAGCCCCTGGCCGAACGTCTGCTGAGCGAGGCTGGGGTCGACCCGCAGGCGCTGGCGGCAGACTATCTGAATGTCGATGCGGGTTTCGCCGACACCAAAGCGGTGCTGAATGGGGCTCGCGATATTCTGAGCGAACGCTTTGCCGAAGACGCCGGACTGCTGGAGACCTTGCGCAGCGAACTCTGGAACACCGGCCTGCTGATCGCCAAGGTGGTGTCCGGCAAAGAAAACGAGGGCGAGAAATTTCGCGACTGGTTCGATTTCAACGAAGCCCTGCGCACCCTGCCCTCACACCGCATTCTGGCGCTCTTGCGTGGCCGCCAGCAAGGCGTGCTGGATCTGCGCCTAGGGCTGGACGCCGAACGCGAAGCCCTGAACCCGCACCCCTGCGTACAGCGCGTTGCCGACATTCTGAAAATCGACGCCCGCTTCGACACCCAGGCAGATGCCCGCCAGCACTGGCTGGCCGAGGTCTGCCGCTGGGCCTGGCGCGTGAAGCTGCTGACGGCCTTCGAGACTGAGTTGGTCGGCCGCCTGCGCGAAGCCGCCGAGACTGAAGCCATCCGCGTCTTTGCCGCAAACCTGAAAGACTTGCTGCTCGCAGCGCCTGCCGGCCCCAAGACCGTACTGGGTCTGGACCCCGGCATCCGCACGGGCGTCAAGGCCGCCGCCATCGACGCCACAGGCAAGGTTCTGGACACTGCCACGATTTACCCTTTTGAACCACGCCGAGACATAGAAGGCAGTCTGCGCACCCTGGCAGCCCTGATCAAACGCCACCAGATTGCGCTGGTGGCCATTGGCAATGGCACGGCGTCACGCGAAACCGAGCGCCTCGTGGGTACGCTACAAGAGCGCCACCCGGAACTCAGCTTCAGCCGGGTGGTCGTGTCCGAGGCCGGGGCTTCGGTCTATTCCGCCTCCGAACTCGCCGCCCATGAATTTCCAGACCTGGATGTCAGCCTGCGCGGCGCGGTATCCATTGCCCGCCGTCTGCAAGATCCGCTGGCCGAACTGGTCAAGATTGAACCCAAGGCGATCGGCGTGGGACAATACCAGCACGACGTGAACCAACGTGAGCTAGCGCATTCCCTGGATGCCGTGGTCGAAGATTGTGTGAACGCGGTCGGGGTGGATGTGAATACCGCCTCTGCGCCGCTGCTGACCCGGGTGTCGGGCCTAAACATCACGCTTGCCCGCAACATCGTGCAATGGCGCGAAGCCCATGGAGCATTCCCCAACCGCAAGGCCCTGCGCGACGTCCCGCGCTTTGGTGAAAAAGCCTTTGAACAAGCCGCCGGATTCTTGCGCATCCCGGGCTCCGACAACCCTCTGGATGCCTCGTCCGTACACCCTGAGGCCTACCCGGTGGCCGAGCAGATCATCCTGAAGACGGGACGCTCCGCCCACGAACTGATGGGCCAGGCTCAGGCCCTGAAAGGCTTGTCTCCGGCAGACTTCACCAACGAACGTTTCGGCCTGCCTACCGTGCGTGATATTTTTGCCGAACTGGAAAAACCGGGCCGCGACCCGCGCCCGGAATTCAAAACCGCCCAGTTCAAGGAAGGCATACACGACATCAAGGACTTGATCCCCGGCATGACCCTGGAAGGCGTGGTCAGCAACGTGGCCAATTTCGGTGCCTTCGTCGATATTGGCGTGCATCAGGATGGCCTGGTGCATGTCTCGGCCCTGGCCGATAAATTCGTCAAGGACCCGCGCGACGTAGTGCGCGTGGGCCAGACGGTGCAAGTGCGCGTGCTGGAGGTTGACCCAGCGCGCAAGCGCATTGCCCTGAGCATGCGCAAAGACGACCCCGAACCGCGCCCGGCCAGCCGTGCAGGCAACAGCCCCGGCAATCACCGGACCGGTACGCGCCAGCCTGACCGCAAGGGTCGCCCCGCCTCAGCCCCGCAAGGGACGATGGCCGAGGCTTTTGCACGCCTGAAAAAATAA